The Paenibacillus yonginensis genome segment GCCGTTATCTGGCCGACGGCCAGGGACGCACTTTGTATTTCTTCTCGAACGATGCCGGAAATCTGGATGCCTGTCAGGGACAATGCCTGGCCACCTGGCCGTTTCTGGACTCGGATCAGCTGCAGATTCCTGCCGGGCTGAATCCGTCTGATTTCGCCTTAGTTACGCACGCAAGCGGCACCAAGCAATGGATGTATAAAGGCTGGCCGCTGTACCGCTTTGTTAAAGACAGCAAAGCCGGAGACGTACTGGGGGAAGGCGTGAACGGGATCTGGACCGCAGCCAAACCGGATTATCGCCTTATGCTTGGCGCCAACGCCCAGTTGGGCAAATACCTGACGGACAACGAAGGCCGTACTTTATATTATTTGACCCAGGATATGCCGCAAATGAGCGTGTGCGACGGTCCTTGCCTGGTGGCCTGGCCGGCGTTCGACGCTTCCGGAAGCCTGCCTTCTTTGCTTAATGCGCAAGATTTTGGCTCGATCACCCGCACTGACGGAAGCAAACAAGCGACCTTCAAGGGATACCCGCTTTATTACTTCATTAATGATAAGAAACACGGCGATACAACGGGACAAAATGTAGAGAACGTCTGGTTTGTAGTCAATCCGGACACCTTTACAGGCGGAAGCCCTGCTTCCTCCGGCATGAATTCGAATTCCAATGCCGGGGGCGCTTCGATGCCGACTCCGCCTTCCCAGCAGCCTGCACCGGGCCAAACGGCTAAAACCTATACAGTGAACATCAAGGATTTCTCCTTCGGTGCTCCTTTGACCGTCGAAGCCGGCTCCAAGATTACCTTTACCAATCTGGACGATATGGAGCACAGCGCCGTTGCCGATAACGGCAGCTTCGCTACGCCGCTGCTGGCCAGCGGTGAATCCTATACGATTACCCTTGATAAACCGGGGAGCTACAGCTATCACTGCCAGGTCCACCCTTCAATGACAGGGACGATTACCGTCCAATAAGGAGATGAATTCCGCGTGAAAAAGATAACCGCTATGACCGTTTTGGTTCCTGTCTTCACAGCATTGCTGGTTCTGTCTGCCTGCGGCAATTCAAACAGCGCCAATAACGCTGAAGAAGCGGGATCTGCGCCCGTCCCCTCAGCCTCTGCCCCGGCAGGAGCCTGGGACGCCGGCACCTCAGCATCCGAACCGGCCGCCGACTCAGCCGACTCGCCAAATGCAGCTGCCGGTACGGAACATAATGTCGACATCAGCAATTTCAGCTTCTCGATGGGAACGCTGGAAATCCATCCAGGCGATACGGTTACGTTCACCAATCATGACGATGTCGCCCATTCAGCCACGGCGGATGACAACTCCTTCGATACCGGGCTGCACGGTAAAGACGAGTCGAAGACCATTACCTTCGATAAGGAAGGCGAAATCAGCTACCACTGCTCAGCCCATCCGGGCATGCAGGCTACAATTATTGTCAAGGCTTAAGAAAACGATGCTTTGAGCAAGCTTGCGCATCGGTCATCGTATCTTTTCCATGGGCAAGAGGACCTCGGGTTCTCTTGCTTTTGCCTATCTTTTAGCCATCGCTTATGTCGGATTTTCTGGTACGATGATGGCAAGCTGTTTATCATTTTCTAAGCCGATTCTGGAGGCATCGACATGCACAACCTTTCCGATTACGAATTGATGCTGCTCGTCAAGGAGAAGCGGCAGGAAGCTTTATCTATTCTGTATGACCGTCATGCAGGCCTTGTTTATTCCTTTGCTGTTAGGTCTGTAAGAAATGAACAGGCCGCAAGAGACGTCGTCCAATCTGTTTTTATCCGTTTATGGACCACCGAATCCGGCTATAATCCCGAGAAAGGCCGGTTCACAAGCTGGCTGGTGACCATCACCCGAAATATAGCGACAGACTGGCTTCGCAAGGAGCGGCGAATCAACGAGGGAGTAACCTCCTTTGTTCCCGAACAGTTTGATCAAATTCCTGATGACGGGGTATCTCCGGAAGCAAGCGCAGAGCGGGAATCGCTCAAAAGGCAGATCCGCGCCGCTTATCGCTTCCTGTCCCGCCAGCAGATTGATTTGCTGGAGCATTTTTATTGGCAGGGCTATACCTTGAAGGAGCTTTCGCTCCATTACCGGGAACCGCTCGGAACGGTCAAGAACAGGCTGCACCAGACGCTCAAAGTTCTACGCCGACATTTGATTGTGGAAGGAGAAGGATAACCGTGAACAAGGAACACACACCATTATGCGATCTATGCTTGGATGTGGTTACGAATGAGTGTACGGAGGAAGAGCGGCTTGCTTTTGAACGTCATCTGCCAAGCTGTCCGGCTTGCCAAGCCGAAATGAAAGAATTGCGGGAAACATGGGAGGCGTTATCTGCAGATATGAAATGGATGAGCCCGCCGGAGGATTTGAAGGAGCAGGTGTTGAACGCTGCGTTTGCCGCAGACCTGCCGGAGCCTGGGCCTGTGCAGGAACAGGCTCCGGTGCCAATGTTCCATATCGCCGGAAGCGAGCAGGCCAGAAGGCGCGCCGTGCGAAGAAGCCGGTTTATGACCGCTGCCGCAGCCGTCATGCTGGTATTGTTTCTGGCCAGCGCAAGCTGGAACTACAAGATGTACAGCGAACAAGCCGCAGCTCCGATGCCGGTTGAGAAAGCTCTTAACGTATCCGCTTCGCAGATTAAAATGGCTGTTCCGCTGCATGCCCAATCTGCCGAATATTCCCAGGCTTACGGCTTCGCCTGCATCGTAGATAACGGGAACAGCAAGCAGTTTGTCGTCTATGTCTATGGAGCGCCGGAGACCGCTGCCAGTCAGGCTTATCAGGTTTGGCTGATCAAGGATGGCGTACGGACCAGCGCCGGTACGTTCCGGGTCCAGACGGAAGGAAACAACACCCGCCTGGGGGTGCTCTCCATGCCAATGAAATCGGCCAACCTCCAATTTGATGCTATCGGCATTACGTTAGAGCCGGATGATAAAGGCAGCCAGCCGCGCGGAGTAAAAATGTTCTCTTCGATCTAATTGTTCAATAAAGAAGAGCCGTTCCTCAGGACGGCTCTTCTTCATTTAAAGCTTCTATGATGCGAGCGGCAAGTTTATCGCCGATCGACAGCGGCCGGAAATCCTCGACGGAGGCCTCTTTGATTTTTTTGATGGAACCAAAATGCTTCAGCAGCAGCTTGCGCCGCTTCTCTCCGATGCCGGGGATTGAATCCAGCTTCGAAGTCACCATCGATTTGCCCCGCTGCTCACGGTGGAACGAAATCGCAAAGCGGTGCACCTCATCCTGAATCCGCTGCAGCAGGTAGAACTCCTGGCTGTCGCGCGGCAGTCGAACCGGTTCCGGCGGATCGCCAACCATAAGCTGGGCCGTTTTATGTTTGGCATCTTTGACAAGCCCGCAGACCGGGATAAACAACCCCAGCTCATTCTCCAGAACATCTACGGCAGCAGATATTTGCCCTTTGCCGCCATCGACGACAATTAAATCGGGCTGCTGCAAATTTTCCTTCAACACACGTTCATAACGGCGCCGGATGACCTCACGCATCGTTTCGTAATCATCCGGTCCCTGAACGGTTTTGACCTTATATTTGCGGTATTCCTTCCGGTCCGGTTTGCCGTCCGTAAACACCACCATTGCCGAAACCGGGTTGGCCCCCTGAATGTTGGAGTTATCAAAGGCCTCAATACGGTGAACCGAGTCCAATCCGATATATTGTCCCAGATTGTCCGCCGCTTTGGACGTCCGCTCTTCATCGCGGGCAATCAGACGGAATTTCTCGTCGAGCGCCACACGGGCGTTGTCCGTCGCCATCTTCACCATCTGCTTCTTCAGACCGCGCTGCGGCAGCAGCACTTTGACGCCGAGCCATTCCTGCAGGGAAGCCGCTCCGCCTGACGCCTCTACCCCGCCTTCCAGCACGGTATCGGCTTCTGTCTCTGCTTCAAGGTTTGCCGCAGATGTGGAATAAACAGCGGCATTCTCGGCGACCAGGCTCCCGGCCTCAGATTCTACCGGGGGTTTGTCAGCCTCCTCCTCTCCGCTTGGGCCAGGTTCGGCCGCCGCTTCCCTATGCGGTTCAGGCAGCAGAATTTCCTGAGGCAGAGCCGGATTATCGCTGTAATACTGCGTGACGTAAGACAGAAAATCGCCGTAAGCATCTCCGTAGAACGGGAAAATCGAGGCGTGGCGTTCAATCATTTTCCCCTGGCGCATGTACAGAATCTGTACACACATCCAGCCTTTGTCGACGGAAAAACCAAATACATCGCGGTCTCTCGCATCCGCCATCGTAATCTTCTGCTTCTCCATCAGCGCGTCAATGTTGATAATCTGGTCCCGCAGCTCCTTGGCCCGTTCAAAATTCAGCTCCTCTGCGGCTTCCTCCATCTTGCGCTGCAGCTCCTTCTTGATTTCTTCATGGCCGCCGCTGAGAAACCGGGTGATTTCCTGGGTAATGTCCTCATAAGTTCCTTTGCCTACCTCCTGCACACAAGGAGCCAAACATTGGCCCATATGGTAATAGAGGCAGACCTCCTTAGGCATGACGTTGCATTTGCGCAGCGGATACATCCGGTCGAGCAGCTTTTTGGTCTGCTGGGCGGCATAAGCATTCGGATAAGGGCCAAAGTATTTAGCTTTGTCCTTGACTACTCGCCGGGTCACCTCCAGCCGCGGATGCTGCTCGTTTGTGATTTTGATGTACGGAAACGTTTTATCGTCCTTCAGCAGCACATTATAGCGGGGCATATGGGTTTTGATCAGGTTGCACTCCAGAATGAGCGCCTCCATATTGCTGCCGGTTACAATATATTCAAAGTCCCGGATTTCCGAAACCAGCCGCTGCGTTTTGCCGTTGTGGCTGCCTGTAAAATAGGAGCGGACCCGGTTTTTCAACACTTTGGCTTTGCCGACGTAAATAATGGTGCCTTCCCGGTTCTTCATCAGATAACAGCCGGGAAGATCCGGGAGCAGGGCAAGCTTGTGCCGGATCGCCTCCAGCGCTTTCTCCTGGTCCTGTATATGTTCTATATGTGAATCCACGCAACGTTCTCCTCTCCGCATGGAATATCTGAAATCCCTAATCAAGATTAAGATAAGCTTAACCCCTATATTATAGCCGAACCTGCGTTCTCGCGAAAGAGAACGGCCAAGCATTCCCGGCTCAGCTGCCGTGCAAATTATCCCACCGCCAAATCTGCAGCAAACAAAAAACGCCTCCGGTTCGGGCCGGAGGCGTTCTGTGCAGCTAATCAATCCTGATAAGCTGGCGCTTATTGATGTTTGCTGATCATGTTTTTCAAAGCTTCTTTGGAGTTGACACCTACTACTTTATCCACCGGCTGGCCGTCTTTAAACAGGATCAAAGTAGGAATGCTCATTACGCCGAAACGGGACGCGGTTTCAGGGTTTTCATCCACGTTCACTTTCGCGATGGTAGCGTCAACTTCACCGGATAATTCGTCCAGAATCGGAGCGATCATTTTGCAAGGTCCACACCAAGGAGCCCAGAAATCAACCAGAACAGTACCTTGACCTTCTACTTCGTTTTTAAACGTTGAATCGGAAACATTTACGATTGCCATGTTATCTCCTCCTATAAAAGTATTGAGCTTTGCAAAGTTTGCCCCTTTAGGCGGTACTATCATTCATTACCCCCTTAAAAATGCAGGCAAAACCCAATCTCCAATGTTAAATTATATTGTGTCAAATATGATCACGGAGTCATTATAACATCTTTTTAGGAATTGGCAAATGGTAAGCGGCTTGTAAAAACATATCTTCACGCGATCTTCACGTTGTTCATCCAATCTTCATCAAGCTCTCCGCTGGTTGCTCCCGTTCACCGTCACCACGTCCACAAACGGAGCGATCCTGTCCATCAGCCGCTGGCCTTTATAGGCCTCTTCGCCATCCTTACTTGTAAAGCTGAGATGCTTCTCCAAGTCGGGCAAATCATAATTGGACGTATAAAAAGTCGGCCGGCGGTTCATTCTGTAATTCAAAATAGAACCCAGAACATGATCCCGAACCCATGGATTCAGGTTCTCCGCACCGATATCGTCAAAGACAAGCAGATCAGCCTCGCGCATCGTGTCCACCATTTCCTTCAGCCGCTGGTTGTCCTGCATGACATATTTGACTTCTTCCACAAACTCGGGCATATACACAATGACGCCGGTGTAGCCGGATTCGGCCAGCTCGTGGAGCAGGTAGGACATCAGAAATGTTTTTCCGGTACCGAAATGTCCTTTCAGATAAAGGCCTTTGCTGGGCAGACCGTTCGCCTGGACGTCGTTAATATACTGCAGAACCTGACCAACAGCCGGGGCTCTGTTCTTGTCTTTGGACACAATCTCAACGGCGTTATAACCTTCCTTAAGCGCCCGTTCGTCAATATAAAAGCTTCTGATCCGCTTCCGCACTTCCGTCTCATGCTGATAAGCCAGCTGCTTGGAGCAGGGGACCTTGCGTTCATAAAGCTCGGGGGCAGCCGTTACCGTCTCCACCGTCAGCTTCGTATAATGCCCCTGAAAATCATTCGGGCAGCGGTCCAGACCCGGGCAGGCCGCGCAGTTGCGGCTGTCTTTGACGTACTGGTACAGCTTGCCCAGATGAAGTGTAAGCTGGCTGCGGTCCAGCTCCGGATGAAGCGTAAGCAGCTCGGTGATCAGCGGATCTTCAAACAGCTCCTTCATAACGCGCTCGGAACGGGCTTTGAGCTGCGGACTTTTCATTTGGGACAGCAGTTCGCCCAACGATTCCATGTTTCCGCTCCTCCGTTTCCTAATCTATTCAAATTCGTTTGGCTTTATTTCTTCTGGCCGTTTTGCATTTGCTCCGCCATTTTGAGCAGCTCGGCAAATTCTTCCTCCGACAAGGTTTTGTCCGTATTTACCGCGCTTGGCACGATCGGAATCTCGGGTTTCGCTTTATTGCCCCGGGAATAATTCCGGCTTCTCCCGCCCGCTGCAGCGGTAGACCCACCTTCCCTTACCGCCTTGTTCAGCTTCTCTTGGTCGCGGATGTAGCTGACCGCCTTCTCATAGGTTGTCACCTGCTTCAGCAGCATATTGGAAGCAATCGTTTCAACGAATTTCCGGTTAATCCGCTGTTCTCCTCCCGAAGTAAGCAGCATCATCAAATAATGAATAAGGACATTGATCACTTCTCCGGGCAGCTTGTAATTCAGATCGATTTTCTCAAAAATATCCAGAAGGTTGTCCGGTACCGTCCCCGGAAAAAATTTCGGCAGCAGCCGGGTATGCGGTTCATTGCGGAGCATCATGTTATATTGATGCACGTCGCATTTGCCCAGCAGCTGCGGCGGAACCTCCAAATAAAATTCCATCTGCACGGAGTGCTCCTCCGGCATGTCCGCGGCTTCCTGGTCCTCCTGGCGGAGCGCCACCACCTTGCCCATCGCTACGCTGCGCTCCTCCTGGCGTTTCTTGCCCTGACGGAAATGGAGATTGGCTTTATGCTGCAGCTCATCCAGCTGAAGGCTGCCGTCCGCGGCAAAAATGCCGTCCTCATCCAGCAGCCGGCACAAATCCTGGATGCTGAGATCATATTTACGGGCCGTATAGTTAATGACCCCCATCTTGTCCTGATCGAAGCGCAGAGACTCCACATGCTTGCGGTTCAGCGAACCGCGCGGGAACCGCATAATGATGTCCGCGTAATTATACAGCGGCTCCTCCTGCCTGTTCTCCGGCTGTCTCGAAATCGCCATTTCGGAAATCGCCTGCTCCAGCTCGTAATCGATGGTATGTGTATTTAGTTGAAAAATATCATAAAACGGCACGGTCAGGTTTTCTTTGCTCATCGCCCTGCCATATTCGCTAGCTTCCCGGCTAAACATCTGCTCCTGCAGCGACAGCACCGCAAATTTCCCGAGCTTGTCCCGAAGCAGCAGCGTCAGGTGCTGGGTTTTGAAAAATTCCGACGGTGTCAGCGGAGGCTGAAGCTCGTATTCGTATAAGTAATCTTCGCTCTCCGGGACATAAACCCGGCTGCACTGCAGCAGCCCGACCGCCTCCAGCCTGGAGGCCTGCTCAATCAGCAGCTTGCGGCCTTTCTCGCTCGGCTCTATGCCAAGGGACAAGAACAGGTGGCGCTGCTGCTCCATCTTCGAATAACCGACCTGTTCCAGGGGCACCCGCCCAAACAGAAATTGATAAAGGGCTATGGCAAAACCGCCTACCATCGGCTGGTAAATGAGGCTGAGCATTTTCTGTCCAACGGTACCGAGATCGAAGTCGCGATATACGCAGTAACGGTGGTTTTCCGTAAAATGATGCAGATTATGAATGCGCAAAACACTATCGCTCCTTTCCGGTTAGAACGTCGTTTCTCTATTCTATCACAAAACTTTTCGACTTGAATCGCTAAATATAAACAATTGAGAAAGCAACCTGAAACCAAAAAAATCACGCCAAAATCCATCATTTTGTGAAGATATCATGAAGTCGTTTGCCCCCCGCTCTTCCATTGAGCTACAATATGACATATCTATCTTGAGGAGTGATTTCATGAGTGAAGCAGCTCAAACCCTGGATGGCTGGTACGCCCTGCACGATTTCCGGTCCATTAACTGGGCAGCCTGGAAAGCGGCGGATGATGAAGAACGCGCAGTAGGCCTTGATGATCTTCGCGTGTTTCTGCAAAGCTGGGCGGAAACCGAAGAAGCCAAGGCGGGCAGCACGGCTATCTACAGCATCGTTGGACAAAAAGCCGATTTCGTGATCGTTCACCTGCGTGAAACGCTGGAAGAATTGAACGCTCTGGAAACGGAATTTGATAAATCTACTTTTGCCGATTACACCACCAAAACTTATTCTTATGTCAGTGTAGTCGAACTCAGCAACTATCTGGGCAAAGGCGACGGTACCGATCCCCGCCAGAAACCGGAAATCATGGCGCGGCTTCAGCCGATCCTGCCCAAATCAAAACATATCTGCTTCTATCCGATGAATAAAAAACGCGAGCTTGCCGACAACTGGTACATGCTTTCCATGGAAGAGCGCCAGAACCTGATGCGCAGCCACGGCTTGATCGGCCGCAGCTATGCCGGCAAGGTAAAGCAGATCATTACCGGCTCGGTCGGCCTGGACGACTGGGAATGGGGCGTTACGCTGTTCTCGGATGATGCGCTTCAATTCAAAAAGCTGGTCTACGAAATGCGATTTGACGAAGTCAGCGCCCGTTACGGGGAATTTGGATCGTTCTACGTGGGCAACCTGCTGACGCTCGAAGGTTTCGAACAGCTGCTTAAGCTATAAGAATTGGGACGAGCTTCGCTGCTCGTTTAAAAATACAAGGTCGGGCTGATGACTGTTCATCGCCCGACCTTTTCTACGATTGTATGCATGCCGATTGTGGTTTAATCCTCTTCTTCTTGCATCCGCCGAATGGATTCCAGGAACTCTGCCGTTTCGCGGTCGCGGTCGCGGCTTTTCTCCTTCAACCGTTCAATGGCCGGCAGGATCAGAATATCGACTTCCTTCTGAATGATATAAGCCAGATCATAACGCTGATTGCCCTCTAGATAAGAGCCGACCTCCATCAGGGCGTTATAACGGTCCAGCTCCTCGCGGGTCAGCAGCCCGCGCACCTGAACGCTGCAGTGACGCATTACAAGAATCTCCCTTTCTTCAAAACCAGCGGAATGCCGCCGATAATAAACAGATAACGCAGATCTACCAGCTTCTTGAGCTGAGCGGCTCTCCAGCCGGTCATCTTCTTGTCGCCCACGACAGCAATCGCTTCTCTTTTGCCGAGCGAAGCCACGGTTCCTTTATTGACGAACTCAAACGGACGGGATGCCCCGCCGCGAATGGCGGCCACGATATTTTTCGCACAAACCACACCCTGCTGCATCGCAATCTGGGCCGTCG includes the following:
- a CDS encoding plastocyanin/azurin family copper-binding protein is translated as MGTIKKLLAVAALGTTLMLPALSAAAADSTTAAAAGAANVQPAGAHLITDGQTAAQFKLLLGDGQGVNADYLAKDTTRIQAAIISLRLQGKLAQAEAFKGGANFADAKVVNADNRRILAFLHANPQYGWIGKTGNRFDPLAKLSSQQFYKVLLETLGFKAGNDFNYTDTEAFAAGQGLNQIAGVPALTNSHLATALVEALSANTRSGQTLFEALQQNGVIAATASLPAGDRITLRTDAKLGRYLADGQGRTLYFFSNDAGNLDACQGQCLATWPFLDSDQLQIPAGLNPSDFALVTHASGTKQWMYKGWPLYRFVKDSKAGDVLGEGVNGIWTAAKPDYRLMLGANAQLGKYLTDNEGRTLYYLTQDMPQMSVCDGPCLVAWPAFDASGSLPSLLNAQDFGSITRTDGSKQATFKGYPLYYFINDKKHGDTTGQNVENVWFVVNPDTFTGGSPASSGMNSNSNAGGASMPTPPSQQPAPGQTAKTYTVNIKDFSFGAPLTVEAGSKITFTNLDDMEHSAVADNGSFATPLLASGESYTITLDKPGSYSYHCQVHPSMTGTITVQ
- a CDS encoding cupredoxin domain-containing protein; its protein translation is MKKITAMTVLVPVFTALLVLSACGNSNSANNAEEAGSAPVPSASAPAGAWDAGTSASEPAADSADSPNAAAGTEHNVDISNFSFSMGTLEIHPGDTVTFTNHDDVAHSATADDNSFDTGLHGKDESKTITFDKEGEISYHCSAHPGMQATIIVKA
- a CDS encoding RNA polymerase sigma factor, translated to MHNLSDYELMLLVKEKRQEALSILYDRHAGLVYSFAVRSVRNEQAARDVVQSVFIRLWTTESGYNPEKGRFTSWLVTITRNIATDWLRKERRINEGVTSFVPEQFDQIPDDGVSPEASAERESLKRQIRAAYRFLSRQQIDLLEHFYWQGYTLKELSLHYREPLGTVKNRLHQTLKVLRRHLIVEGEG
- a CDS encoding anti-sigma factor, whose translation is MNKEHTPLCDLCLDVVTNECTEEERLAFERHLPSCPACQAEMKELRETWEALSADMKWMSPPEDLKEQVLNAAFAADLPEPGPVQEQAPVPMFHIAGSEQARRRAVRRSRFMTAAAAVMLVLFLASASWNYKMYSEQAAAPMPVEKALNVSASQIKMAVPLHAQSAEYSQAYGFACIVDNGNSKQFVVYVYGAPETAASQAYQVWLIKDGVRTSAGTFRVQTEGNNTRLGVLSMPMKSANLQFDAIGITLEPDDKGSQPRGVKMFSSI
- the uvrC gene encoding excinuclease ABC subunit UvrC, with amino-acid sequence MRRGERCVDSHIEHIQDQEKALEAIRHKLALLPDLPGCYLMKNREGTIIYVGKAKVLKNRVRSYFTGSHNGKTQRLVSEIRDFEYIVTGSNMEALILECNLIKTHMPRYNVLLKDDKTFPYIKITNEQHPRLEVTRRVVKDKAKYFGPYPNAYAAQQTKKLLDRMYPLRKCNVMPKEVCLYYHMGQCLAPCVQEVGKGTYEDITQEITRFLSGGHEEIKKELQRKMEEAAEELNFERAKELRDQIINIDALMEKQKITMADARDRDVFGFSVDKGWMCVQILYMRQGKMIERHASIFPFYGDAYGDFLSYVTQYYSDNPALPQEILLPEPHREAAAEPGPSGEEEADKPPVESEAGSLVAENAAVYSTSAANLEAETEADTVLEGGVEASGGAASLQEWLGVKVLLPQRGLKKQMVKMATDNARVALDEKFRLIARDEERTSKAADNLGQYIGLDSVHRIEAFDNSNIQGANPVSAMVVFTDGKPDRKEYRKYKVKTVQGPDDYETMREVIRRRYERVLKENLQQPDLIVVDGGKGQISAAVDVLENELGLFIPVCGLVKDAKHKTAQLMVGDPPEPVRLPRDSQEFYLLQRIQDEVHRFAISFHREQRGKSMVTSKLDSIPGIGEKRRKLLLKHFGSIKKIKEASVEDFRPLSIGDKLAARIIEALNEEEPS
- the trxA gene encoding thioredoxin, encoding MAIVNVSDSTFKNEVEGQGTVLVDFWAPWCGPCKMIAPILDELSGEVDATIAKVNVDENPETASRFGVMSIPTLILFKDGQPVDKVVGVNSKEALKNMISKHQ
- the dnaI gene encoding primosomal protein DnaI: MESLGELLSQMKSPQLKARSERVMKELFEDPLITELLTLHPELDRSQLTLHLGKLYQYVKDSRNCAACPGLDRCPNDFQGHYTKLTVETVTAAPELYERKVPCSKQLAYQHETEVRKRIRSFYIDERALKEGYNAVEIVSKDKNRAPAVGQVLQYINDVQANGLPSKGLYLKGHFGTGKTFLMSYLLHELAESGYTGVIVYMPEFVEEVKYVMQDNQRLKEMVDTMREADLLVFDDIGAENLNPWVRDHVLGSILNYRMNRRPTFYTSNYDLPDLEKHLSFTSKDGEEAYKGQRLMDRIAPFVDVVTVNGSNQRRA
- a CDS encoding DnaD domain protein, producing the protein MRIHNLHHFTENHRYCVYRDFDLGTVGQKMLSLIYQPMVGGFAIALYQFLFGRVPLEQVGYSKMEQQRHLFLSLGIEPSEKGRKLLIEQASRLEAVGLLQCSRVYVPESEDYLYEYELQPPLTPSEFFKTQHLTLLLRDKLGKFAVLSLQEQMFSREASEYGRAMSKENLTVPFYDIFQLNTHTIDYELEQAISEMAISRQPENRQEEPLYNYADIIMRFPRGSLNRKHVESLRFDQDKMGVINYTARKYDLSIQDLCRLLDEDGIFAADGSLQLDELQHKANLHFRQGKKRQEERSVAMGKVVALRQEDQEAADMPEEHSVQMEFYLEVPPQLLGKCDVHQYNMMLRNEPHTRLLPKFFPGTVPDNLLDIFEKIDLNYKLPGEVINVLIHYLMMLLTSGGEQRINRKFVETIASNMLLKQVTTYEKAVSYIRDQEKLNKAVREGGSTAAAGGRSRNYSRGNKAKPEIPIVPSAVNTDKTLSEEEFAELLKMAEQMQNGQKK
- the hemQ gene encoding hydrogen peroxide-dependent heme synthase — translated: MSEAAQTLDGWYALHDFRSINWAAWKAADDEERAVGLDDLRVFLQSWAETEEAKAGSTAIYSIVGQKADFVIVHLRETLEELNALETEFDKSTFADYTTKTYSYVSVVELSNYLGKGDGTDPRQKPEIMARLQPILPKSKHICFYPMNKKRELADNWYMLSMEERQNLMRSHGLIGRSYAGKVKQIITGSVGLDDWEWGVTLFSDDALQFKKLVYEMRFDEVSARYGEFGSFYVGNLLTLEGFEQLLKL